actttaagttctagggtacatgtccacaacgtgcaggtttgttacatatgtgtacatgtgccatgttggtgtgctgcacccattaattcgtcatttacattaggtgtatctcctaatgttatccctctcccctccccccaccctacaacaggcctcagtgtgtgatgttcccctttctgtgtccaagtgatctcattgttcaattcccacctatgagcaagaacaggcggtgtttggttttcggttcttgcgatactttgctgagaatgatggtttccagctgcatccatgtccctacaaaggacatgaactcatccttttttatggctgcatagtattccatggtgtatatgtgccacattttcttaatccagtctgtcactgatggacatttgggttggttccaagtctttgctattgtgaatagtgccgcaataaacatacgtgtgcatgtgtctttatagcagcacgatttataatcctttgggtatatacccagtaatgggatggctgggtcaaatggtgtttctagttctagatccttgaggaatcgccacactgtcttccacaatggttgaaccagtttacagtcccaccaacagtgtaaaagtgttcctatttctccacatcctctctagcacctattgtttcctgactttttaatgatcaccattctaactggtgtgagatggtatctcattgtggttttgatttgcatttctctgatggcgagtgatgatgagcattttttcatgtgtctgttggctacataaatgtcttcttctgagaagtgtctgttcatatcctttgctaactttttgatggggttgtttgtttttttcttgtaaatttgtttgagttctttgtaggttctggatattagccctttgtcagatgagtagattgcaaaaattttctcccattctgtaggttgcctgttcactatgatggtagtttcttttgctgtgcagaagctctttagtttaattagatcccatttgtcaattttggcttttgttgccattgcttttggtgttttagacatgaagtccttgcccatgcccatgtcctgaatggtattgcctaggttttcttctagggtttttatggttttaggtctaacatttaagtctctaatccatcctgaattaatttttgtataaggtgtaaggaagggattcagtttcagctttctacttatggctagccagttttcccagcaccatttattaaatagggaatcctttccccatttcttgtttttgtcaggtttgtcaaagattctaacaaatgtttgttttatttttaattttcttgatggTCCATTGAATtgaacactttttaaataaaatgtttcctgTTTCTTGGCTACAATTTTCAAAGAGAATTCTAGGAGAGGAATGTTAAGAATGTTTGTGCAATGGTGGTTATCATTGGAATAAGTACATAGACTTTAAAATGTGTCTGTTTTGTTGGATAATTTAAAAAGGATAGATCCTATTAAAATGCAGTCGCATTGGTTTATAGATAGACTTAATCAGTGGATGGCATTGCAAGGAACATCCAGTTTTATGGAAGGTGGAAGCATCACTTCCTTGGCTATATATAATAAAGAGTTCTGATGCATCCTCATACAACAAGAGGAAGAGTCTGTATGCAGAAGCACCACCTTCTAGGGATATATAAAGGGTCAAGTTAAGGAAGGGCAGAACAAACTTGAGACACTCGCTTCTTTCCCTCAACCGCAGCCTGCTCTCACAACCTCACTATGTCTTGCCCCAACTATTGCTCTGGAAACTGCAGCTCAGGATCTCTCAGAACCTCCTGCCATATTCCTCTCACCTCCATCGCCCTCTGCCCTACCAACGTCAGCTGTGGAGATGTCCTCTGCTTACCTGCTAGCTGTCAAGACCCTACCTGGCTCACAGACAACTGCCAAGAGACCTGCGGTGAACCAACCAGCTGCCAGCCGGCCCACTGTGAGACCGGCAACCTTGAAACCTCTTGCGGTTCTTCCACTGCCTACTACGTGCCCAGGCCCTGCCAAGGAAGCAgttttcttcctgcttcttctttcGTCTCCAGCTCCTGCCTTCCACTATCCTGTAGACCACAGAGCTACGTGTCCAGCGGCTATCGTCCACTGAGGGTGCTGCTCAATAGTTACCAGCCCCTAGGAGGCTGTGTGCCCAGTGGCTATCGCCCCCAATCCTGCTTCTCCAACAGTTGCCAGCCCCAAAACCTCCTCACTTCTGGATGCCGACCCTCGAGTTGCTTAGCCTATGGTCCTCAAACTCTTCACGTTGTGTCCAGCAGCCTCAGACCTCTGAGGCCTCTGTTCAGTGGTTGCCAACCTCTGACCCATGTGTTCAACACGTGTCGTCCATCTTGCTCTGGACTGTGAAACCAGTAGCTTCTTTGTTCCGGTGAATAATCACTCTGAGGatccaaaacaaaaattcaaactcCATGGACTTTTGCTTCTTTGCTAGTAGCAACTGATGTTTCTTAGTTTTACTGTGCCTGATCTAATGCAAGATGCTGCTGTCACATATTTTATCTTGCTTTCGTCTTTCCTTgacatcaaaaaaaaattagtttacaATGGTATTCAATGTTGCTCTGTTGTGGGAAGAATGTATTTGATATGCACTGTAATAAATGAGATTAAGTCCGAATTAAGAATGTGGTTCAGTGGTTTGTGTTTCATGACTTAGTTTTAACACAGAAATGACCAACGTCAATTTCTTGCAAGATGACTGAATTGGACAAGTGATACTCAACCATATAATCTTACCTGACAGTAGAGGGATTGTGTGATGGTATATTCCTTAAGCTGCTTTTTAGACTTCTGATGCTATGTACTTGAGAGACCCTAAAAGTCCTTGGGGAAAGttgttttgaaaaggaaaaattaggaaTGATGTCTCTTATCTCTCTATCTTACTGAACGCAATTCCACCAGAATGTTCTTTCTAATTGCAAACCTAACCACGTTTCTGCTTATGCCTTTGATGGCTTTCTATAATCTATTCCCATAAGATAAATATTCAAACCCCTTAACATGACATCTAGTTTCCCCCACTGTCTTTCTCTCCCACACCTCTCTGGCTTCATCCTCTTTTGCTCAATATTGCAAATAAGAAAACTAAGCTCGTGCAATCCTGACTTACACATAGGTCCCCAAACACATGCTTTTTACAATCATCCAGCCTTTTGCATATGTCATCCTTGAGAGCAGTATGTTCTTCAGCTCTGTTTTAAAATGCATACTcgcttttaaaaaatccagtctGAGTTCATTAATTAATCTTTTGATTTATTCAGAAACAAATGTATGGCTTGCATACTCTATGCTCGCACAAAAGATACTGAGGTGAACAAAACAGTCCTGAACTATGGCAGAATTTATCAGAAGTTATGTGCTGTGGGACATGTAACAATTAAAGATACGTTTTTTTCTCTCACTCAACCTAAAATGTGTGTGGGTATGTACttcacaaattaaaataaagttgtaAAGGCATGAATATTTACCTTTTTGAGGAACTGGAATAGCTAGAAAAGCTAGAAGCTGTATCGCTGTGTAAAAAAGTGATTGGCAGGTGCTAACTCTCAGCTGTTCCTTTTAGACAAGACACGCACTTGTGGTTCTCAGTTCCATCTTGTCCTAGAGACTTCCTGACAATGAAGTAGAATGCCAGTTCCACTTACTATCATGATCATGCCGCTGTTGTTAATTTCATTCTGGTTCATCATTTCCCTTATTTGCTTGCTCTCCTGGATATTTTGAATTTGTGAATTCTGTATCCCCTTATTTTTTGCAccctttccctgcccctctcTGTGCCCCTCACCCTAATCACACATTGGCTCAGCCTGCCTTTTATCTCAGCCATATGTCTGTTGTTAATCTTGTTGAACTGTTATTTTGGCATCATTTGAAATGAGGTTTTCATTAACATATAACATACATAACAATTTTTGAATGTTCTTGAACTGTAACATGAAATTATAAAGTATCTACCCATTGCTCTCTGTCTTTTTGAACTAaatattatgtttgtgagatATTTCCATATTGTTACATGTACCagtagactttttatttttttatgtgtcgAATATTCAAGTTTACAACACCAAAatttttttatacattattttgttgatgagcatttaggttgtttctagtttggatCTATTAGAATTAACGTACAGAATGTTCTTGTATACTTGTACTATATTTTAATACACTTCTGGAGATATTTCTATTTGGCAATATGTGTAAGGGTGGAATTAAGTTATGTAGGATGTGCTTGTTCAACTCTGTTTTATACCATTACAAAGTTATgccttaggccgggcgcggtggctcaagcctgtaatcccagcactttgggaggccgagatgggcggatcacgaggtcaggagatcgagaccatcctggctaacacggtgaaaccccgtctctactaaaaaaatacaaaaaattagccgggcgaggtggcgggcgcctgtagtcccagctacatgggaggctgaggcaggagaatggcgtgaacccgggaggcagagcttgcagtgagctgagatccggccactgcactccagcgggggcgacagagtgagagtctgtctcaaaaaaaaaaaaacaacaacaacaccaccaaaaaaaacaaagttatgcCTTGCAGTTTTGCTAATATTGACTTCTACTATCAGAgtatgagaattccagttgtTCTACACCCTCACCAACACGTGAAGTTGTCAGCCTATTTATGTTTAGCATTTCTAGtgagaacaaaaataacaaatgtttgtgttatttttaattttcttgatggtctattgaattgagcagttttttaagacaatgttttttgtttcttggccatttacatttttgtgtgtgtgaagtaACATTAATGTCATTTGTCCCTATTTTTAGTAGGTTTGTCTGTCTTTCGGATTGGAATAGTATACATGGTCTAGATATTAACTCTTTGTTGGTTGTACATATTTTGCATAACTTCTTCCATATTATTCCCTGTCTTTTACTCCCTTAATGGTGTATTTAGATTAATAGAAATGAGtctaatttattgattttctgtttataGTTAGTACTTTTATCAtccttttaaagaaatctttgtttaccccaaattaacaaaaatattaactttagaaatttttttgttttgttttcaacatTTAAATACACCATCGatgaatggtgtgtgtgtgtgtgtggtgtgagttaGGGGCCAAAATTTTAGTTGAATCAGCATCATTTCCTAAAACACCCTCCTTTTTCTACTACTCTGCAATTCTGTGTCCTTTTTTTCATAAATACATTATCTTTAAATGGATGGGTCTGTTTCTAGACcctattctgttctgttgacAAATTATCTATTGTTACATCActaacatgttttattttgtattgttttatttgcatttataatCTCTCCTCTGGACTTTAAGCCCTTTGAAAGCTGCCTTTGTGGCAGTACCATGCCTAGGCTttctgtaaatgtttattgatttgaatgACAGTAGATTGTCTTTTGATTGGATGGTGATGAGaaattcacattttttcctttgaagtTTTAATCTATGCTATCTTTCCTGAATCTGAGGGAAACAAATGTTTGCTTCTCATTTCCCTGCAGCTTACAAGTCTGAGAGCTAAGAATTAAGGAAAGTTCTGTATCCAATATCCCGTGACTAGACAGGACCTGCTAATAGCTATACCTTCGTTCGTGTGTGATAATTGTCTGTTCCAACTATGTCTGatttagtattttattaatttaatttccttaatatCTGGCACAGTAGCTCTAATTGTTCTTAATTTAGCCACAATCATAGAGATTGTAAATTACTTGTCTGAGATTAATTTCTAAGTTTTCTCAAAGTCCATGTTTCTCTAGTAAACTACATTACAAGTGTAATATAAAGATTTGTTTATTAAAGGGCAATGTACTATCTGATATGTTTTGCCTTCTAGTTGTATAGGTTTTATTCCTATGATGAAAATAGTGAAGGGTAGGTCTTTAGGCTCCTGTtttcacaaaaaattaaatattctttattaataTTCAAGTACCATTGTGTTCCTTGTGATTAACCTTCTGGATGTAGTCATTTTCAAACTGGATTTTACAAAAGCTGACATCCTTTTGTCAGACTGTAAGCTCAAATAATACATTGCCCTTTTCAGCTGAACTTTAATCAAGAAAGCATAATTCTCTATCAAAAGCAATTATGAAGCATCactatttttccttaatttcaagATCCGACTCCACATATCAAATACATAAGAAAGACACACAGAATCATCTTCTTCCTTATCTTGATCTAAATGGGTTGAGGAAAAAGTAAACATATATACCTGAATAATTATCAGAGTCTTTAAATCAGTCatacataagaaaaacaaaaacagagttagTCTAACAGATTATTCAGGCATTTTCAGGGTAGAATTTGGATTCTGAGTCTTCTCTCTAAATTTATCTCTGAATAGTCACTAGCCAGTATAAACATTAATTTCATTCTCCACTGAaactttatttttgcttaaagAATTTTTCCAGAAATTAACTAAAGTGATGCCATTAGGGATGATGACTCAAGGAATGTATGGATTTCTGGTTTCAATTCCAACCCGTAAGGAGCTTAAGAGTCACCACCCCTGTCTTACAACAAGAAAGCAATGGGCAACTTGAAAATCAATGACTTTTCCTGAACCCATCAAAGAGCTAAGTCTGGAGGGCAAAATTCCACTCCAAAATCTGGGGAGACAGGTGAGTCTAGAGTCACATCTGGAGTACGCTTTCCTAGAGCAAAAGCTGCTGAAGTCATCATCTGGTAGGAACAATTAAATCATAAATTTTGAGGAATTTCTGGAGGCTGACTGTGTACTAGCATGTGTATCAAACCCTCCTAGCTGCCACAGTCT
This Macaca mulatta isolate MMU2019108-1 chromosome 3, T2T-MMU8v2.0, whole genome shotgun sequence DNA region includes the following protein-coding sequences:
- the LOC704989 gene encoding keratin-associated protein 26-1-like, translating into MSCPNYCSGNCSSGSLRTSCHIPLTSIALCPTNVSCGDVLCLPASCQDPTWLTDNCQETCGEPTSCQPAHCETGNLETSCGSSTAYYVPRPCQGSSFLPASSFVSSSCLPLSCRPQSYVSSGYRPLRVLLNSYQPLGGCVPSGYRPQSCFSNSCQPQNLLTSGCRPSSCLAYGPQTLHVVSSSLRPLRPLFSGCQPLTHVFNTCRPSCSGL